A single window of Pontibacillus chungwhensis DNA harbors:
- a CDS encoding DegV family protein, producing MNIQLMTDGGADLPKDLLDRYNVHFIPLNIHFGDEQFLGGVDIDTPTFYEKMRQAEELPRTSAPSPYAFYEAYKAVDPDKPILMISLSKELSTTYENALLAKDMLLEEEPERKIEVINSRTATSGMTLLVDEAGKRIEEGYTLEELTDHMHERISKLATLILLRTVENLMKSGRLSRFKGAIAKTLNIKILMHGSPEGTIEVTEKVRGNKKAVRRFIDQIGEYSKDFENKVITMSYSNAEDKAKKLLQEMKDKYSFKESMLVEMGPLIATHAGEGGFVISFFKD from the coding sequence ATGAATATTCAACTCATGACAGATGGAGGAGCAGATCTTCCAAAGGACTTATTGGACCGTTACAACGTTCATTTCATCCCCCTCAACATCCATTTTGGGGACGAGCAATTCTTAGGTGGAGTCGATATTGATACCCCCACTTTTTATGAGAAGATGAGACAAGCTGAAGAGCTTCCACGCACATCAGCTCCAAGCCCATACGCTTTTTATGAAGCTTATAAAGCAGTGGATCCAGACAAACCGATCCTTATGATCTCGTTATCAAAAGAATTAAGTACCACCTACGAAAATGCTTTACTCGCAAAAGATATGCTTCTAGAAGAAGAACCTGAGCGTAAGATTGAAGTGATCAATTCACGAACAGCTACTTCAGGCATGACCTTGTTAGTGGATGAAGCCGGAAAACGAATCGAAGAGGGGTATACACTCGAGGAGTTAACCGATCACATGCACGAACGTATTAGTAAGTTAGCAACTCTTATCTTACTTCGCACGGTTGAGAACTTAATGAAAAGCGGTCGCTTAAGCCGGTTCAAAGGAGCCATTGCGAAAACCTTAAATATCAAAATCCTTATGCACGGCAGTCCTGAAGGGACGATTGAAGTCACGGAGAAAGTTCGCGGGAACAAAAAAGCGGTCCGTCGTTTCATCGACCAAATCGGAGAGTACTCAAAGGACTTTGAGAATAAAGTGATCACGATGTCTTACAGTAACGCCGAAGACAAAGCGAAGAAGCTTCTTCAAGAAATGAAAGATAAATATTCCTTTAAAGAATCCATGCTTGTGGAAATGGGTCCTCTCATCGCCACACACGCTGGCGAAGGTGGATTTGTCATCTCCTTCTTTAAAGACTAA
- a CDS encoding MFS transporter, giving the protein MNAHNQVGQAPVKTPFYYGWVIVLIAGLSVFFSGPGQTYSVSIFIESYISDFEYSRSFVSALYSTATLIAGLTLFMVGRLVDRLGQRIMMASVGLLLAVACFWNSFMIGPVMMFLGFFMLRLFGQGSMTLIPNTLVPQWFIGKRGRALSVMAIGGFLSSALLPPLNTWLINEFGWRTTWTIWGVALAVIFVPLAIFLVRNQPKDIGEIPDGTPKHKDLENNPNVEVNEENWTLSEAMKTRAFWLILFCVSVPALVNTGVTFHLVSIVQGKGLSNELAALVLTLMAVIGFPITFVVGYLVDRISVHYVLAITFAGHILALFILLQVNSTTGIILYGVVWGFVNGFERIVLSIVWPNYFGREHLGSIKGLAQTIMVLGSAFGPLPFGLYFDWFGGYEGILWIMILFPFLAMVFSLLSPKPSYQAYHG; this is encoded by the coding sequence ATGAATGCACACAATCAGGTAGGACAAGCGCCAGTTAAAACACCGTTCTATTACGGATGGGTGATTGTATTAATAGCCGGATTAAGTGTCTTCTTTTCTGGGCCGGGGCAGACCTACTCCGTATCCATATTTATTGAGAGTTACATAAGTGACTTTGAGTATTCTCGTTCTTTTGTTTCGGCGCTTTATTCCACTGCTACCTTAATTGCGGGGTTAACCCTCTTTATGGTAGGTAGGCTGGTAGATCGTCTGGGGCAAAGAATTATGATGGCATCAGTTGGTCTTCTCTTAGCGGTCGCGTGTTTCTGGAATAGCTTTATGATTGGTCCTGTTATGATGTTTCTTGGTTTCTTTATGCTTCGATTATTTGGACAAGGGTCGATGACGCTTATTCCAAACACCCTTGTCCCTCAGTGGTTTATTGGTAAGAGGGGAAGAGCTTTAAGTGTAATGGCGATCGGAGGTTTCTTAAGTTCAGCCTTACTGCCACCATTAAATACGTGGTTAATTAACGAATTCGGATGGCGTACTACATGGACCATTTGGGGTGTGGCTCTAGCGGTTATTTTCGTGCCATTGGCCATTTTCTTAGTCAGAAACCAACCTAAGGATATTGGTGAAATTCCGGATGGGACGCCTAAGCACAAAGACCTTGAGAATAACCCAAATGTCGAAGTGAACGAAGAGAACTGGACCCTTTCTGAGGCTATGAAAACACGGGCATTCTGGCTGATCTTGTTCTGTGTCAGCGTTCCGGCGCTCGTAAATACGGGGGTCACGTTCCATTTAGTCTCTATTGTGCAGGGGAAGGGGCTATCCAATGAGCTTGCAGCGCTTGTGCTGACTTTAATGGCTGTTATTGGCTTTCCGATTACGTTCGTCGTGGGGTATCTGGTAGATCGCATTTCGGTGCATTACGTCTTAGCCATTACGTTTGCAGGTCATATCCTTGCACTCTTCATTTTACTCCAAGTGAACTCAACCACAGGGATCATTCTTTATGGAGTAGTGTGGGGCTTTGTGAACGGGTTTGAACGGATTGTTTTAAGTATCGTCTGGCCGAACTATTTTGGCCGGGAGCATTTAGGGAGTATTAAAGGATTGGCTCAAACCATTATGGTGTTAGGTTCTGCTTTTGGACCTCTTCCATTTGGGCTATATTTTGACTGGTTTGGAGGATATGAAGGGATCTTGTGGATTATGATTCTATTTCCGTTTCTGGCGATGGTCTTTTCGCTTCTTTCTCCTAAACCGAGCTACCAGGCTTATCATGGATAA
- a CDS encoding YppG family protein: MRRRPPNVQGSPTHPYGPYPMEMPWENQHFPNQPSVSQGAQFHAPPGYQNPYEQFAKPPQPNQWDPYYSLQQQSPMNGQQQKPPGMMQYFQDKNGQLDLDKMLSTMGQVANTANQFSPLMKGLGTFIKGFKV, translated from the coding sequence CGAAGACCCCCTAATGTACAGGGAAGTCCTACTCATCCATATGGCCCTTATCCGATGGAAATGCCTTGGGAAAATCAGCATTTTCCTAATCAACCTTCCGTCTCACAAGGAGCTCAATTTCATGCACCCCCAGGCTACCAAAATCCATATGAACAATTCGCAAAACCCCCGCAGCCAAATCAATGGGATCCTTACTATTCCTTGCAACAACAATCGCCGATGAATGGGCAACAACAGAAGCCGCCTGGTATGATGCAGTATTTTCAAGATAAGAACGGACAGCTCGACCTCGATAAGATGTTATCTACAATGGGGCAAGTCGCAAATACAGCTAATCAATTCAGTCCGCTCATGAAAGGGCTCGGCACGTTTATTAAAGGATTTAAGGTGTAA